The genomic window CGCTGACCGTGAATGGTTCCCTGGAGATGACGCTGGAGTGCGGCGCGAGCACCTGGCAGGACCCGGGCGCCTCGGCCACGGATGCCTGCGGCCCCGTGACGGTGGAGCGCTACAACTCGGGCGAGGATGCCTACGGCCCCGGCCCCAACCCGAACGCCGAGGGCACCTACTCGGTGCAGTACATCGCCCGGAACAACAACGGTGAAGCGAGCGCCGTGCGCACCGTCGCCGTGCAGGACACCCTGGCGCCCCAGCTCGCCTTGAACGGCGAGCCGGAGATGACGCACACGTGCGGCACCGCGTTCGTGGATCCCGGCGTCACGGCCCAGGACGTGTGCTACGGCGACCTCACGCACTCGGTGCAGGTCTTCGGGTATGTGAATGGCTGGGTCCCCGGCACCTATACGGTCGAATACGTCGTCACGGACGGCGGCGGCAACGCGGCCGCGCCCCTGACGCGCACGGTGACCGTGGCCCACTGCCCCTGGTAAGCGCTCCCTCGGACGGCGGCCCCCGCAGCAGCCGGGCAGGCAGGCTGCCGTCCCTCGTGGGCCGGGCAAGCAAGACGTAGGGACAATTCCTACGTTGTGGGTGAATGTTCCGAGCCCTGCTGGCCCGTTGGAAGAACTCCCTCAAGCACCTGCGCCCCACGCGGGTGTCCGCCGAGCGCGCGAAGATCGCCGTGGCGCAGGTGGACTACGCCTACGCCAACAAGGTCGTCGCCCTGAAGAACGTGAACCTCAACGTTCACTCGGGGGAGTTCGTCTGTCTGCTGGGCCCCTCGGGCTGTGGCAAGTCCACGCTCCTGTATGCGCTGGCCGGGCAGCTCGTGCCCACCGGCGGCACCGTCTCCATCGATGACCAGCAGATTCGCGGGCCCGGGCCCGACCGGCTCCTCATGTTCCAGGAGGCCGCGCTGTTTCCGTGGATGACGGTGCTGGGCAACCTCCAGTTCGCCCTCGCCGCGCGCGGGGTGCCCCGGGCCGAGCGCAAGGCGCGGGCGCTCGAGTTCATCCAGCGCGTGCACCTGTCCGGCTTCGAGAACACCCTGCCCCACCAGCTCTCCGGCGGCATGAAGATGCGGGTGAGCCTGGCGCGGGCGCTCGCCACGGACCCCGCCGTGCTGCTGATGGACGAGCCCTTCGGCGCGCTGGATGCCCAGACGCGCATCCACATGCAGGAGCTGTTGCAGTCCATCTGGCTGCGCACCCGCAAGACGGTGGTGTTCGTCACCCACGACGTGCACGAGGCGCTGATGCTCGGCACCCGGGTGGTGCTCATGGCGCCGCGCCCCGGCCGCATCGTGCAGGACCTGGAGGTCCACCTGCCCATGCCCCGCTCGCTGGAGGACCGCTCGCTCAACGAGATGGCCCGGTACCTGCGCATGCAAATGCGCCAGGTGGATGCGCCCACCTCGAGTTCCGCGTTCGCGTCCCTGGACTCCGGTGAGCCGGCGAGCCTGCATCATTAGCAAGAGCCAGGAGCAAGGAGCGGCACATGAAGCGCTGGGCACAGAAGCTGGGAATGCTGGTGCTGCTGCTGGGCGTCTGGGAGCTGCTGGCGCGCTCCGGCCTCTGGTCCCCTCACCTCTTCCCGGGGCCGGTGACGGTAGTCCAAAGCCTCGTGCACCTGGTGGCCACCGGGCAGATGGGCGGCGCGGTGCTGCGCTCCCTGGGGCGGCTGGGGCGCGCGTACCTCATCTCGGTGGGCATCGGCGTGCCCCTGGGCCTGGCCATCGCCCGGCTGTCGTTCTTCCGCGAGGCGGTGAAGCCCGTGGTGGCGGGCTTGCAGGCCCTGCCCTCCATCTGCTGGCTGCCGCTGGCGCTCCTGTGGTTTGGCCTCAATGACTCGGCCATCCTCTTCGTCGTCGTCATGGGCAGCGTGCTCGCCATCGCCATCGCCGTGGAGGATGGGGTGAAGAGCATCGACCCCCAGCTCATCCGCGTGGCCCACACGCTGGGGGTGCGGGGCGCCCGCTTCTCGTTCGGCGTGCTGCTGCCCGCGGCCCTGCCGGGCATCATCACCGGGCTGAAGCTGGGGTGGAGCTTCGCCTGGCGCGCGCTGCTCGCGGGCGAGCTGCTCTTCGTCTCGGGCGGCCTGGGGCAGCTGCTCACGCTGGGCCGGGAGCTCATGGACGTGCCGCAGGTGATGGCGGTGATGCTGGCCATCATCGCCCTGGGCATGCTCGTGGACCGGCTCCTCTTCCAGACGGTGGAGACGCGGGTGCGGCGGCGCTGGGGCCTGCAGCCCCAGCTGTGAGGTGGCCGACGCCCGGCGCCTGGGGCGATTGCCTCCCGCCCCCGGCAAGGCGATGTGCACGGCGATGGACGTGCATCGCCGCCGCTGTCTCGTGGGCCTGTTGGCCCTGTCCGCCACCCCCTGGCTGGGCTGCAAGAAGGCTCCGAAGGACGGGGGCCCGCTGCGCCTGGGCTTCTTCCCCAACATCACCCATGCGCAGGCGCTCGTGGGCAACGCCGAGGGCGCCTTCGCCGCCGGGCCCGGCGTGGGGCCCCTGGAGGTGAAGCAGTTCAACGCGGGGCCCGCCGCCATGGAGGCCCTGGTGGCCGGCTCCCTGGACGTCTCGTATGTGGGCACCGGCCCCGCCATCAACACCTTCCTCAAGGCGGGCCGGGAGCTGCGCATCATCGCCGGCGCGGTGAACGGGGGCGCGGTGTTCGTCACCCGCACGGTGAAGACGCCCGAGGGGCTCAAGGGAAAGAAGCTGGCCTCGCCCCAGATTGGCAACACCCAGGACATCGCGCTGCGCTACTGGCTGAAGCAGCAGGGGCTGCGCGCCACCGGGGGCCCGGATGACGACGTGCAGGTGTTTCCCCTGACCAACCCGGACATCCTCGGCCAGTACCTCCATGGCGGAATCGAGGGGGCCTGGGTGCCCGAGCCCTGGGGCTCGCGCATGCTCACCGAGGGCGGCGGCCACATCCTCGTGGACGAGCGGGACTTGTGGCCCGGGCGAAGCTTCCCCACCACCGTGGTGGTGGCCACGAAGCGCGCCGTGGAGACGCGCAGGCCCCAGCTCGTGGCCCTGCTGCGCGCGCACGTGCGGCTGACGGAGCGCTGGCGCGCGAACCCCGCGCAGTTCCAGGACGAGGTGAATGCCGCCTTGAGCCTGCTCACCCACAAGCCCCTGCGCGCCGAGGTGCTGAAGGCCGCGTTCTCCCGGCTGGAGCCCTCGCTGGAGCCGGGCGGCGCGGCCCTGGCCGCCGCGGCACGGCATGCCCGGGAGCTGAACTACCTCACCAGCGATGACATCTCGGGGCTGGTGGACCTCAGCCTGCTCGGCGAGGCGCGCGTCCCAGCCCCCTGAGGTGCCACCGTCAGGGGCCCTGCGTTACTCCGCGCGCGGCGTGGTGGCCTCGCACAGGTGCTCCAGGAACTCCGGCAGCAGGCCGGAGGAGATGATCCACAGCACGCCCTCGCCCAGGTCCGCCAGCGCCGCGCGCTCGGCGTACTCCACGTTGGTGCACTCCACGTAGTGGATGAAGAGGCGGCGGTTGCGCTCGCGGAACCACTCGGCCGCGCGCGTGAGCAGGCCGAACATGCCCTTCTGCGCCTCGGGCCGCGTGTCGTCGATGAGCGGGATGATGCGCACGCTGTCGAGGATCTGAAACAGGTTGAAGCCCGGGGTGGCCGTCTCGGCGATGCCGATCGCCACCGGCTTGCCGTCGATGCGGGCGACGAACGCCTCGCGCTCACGCGACAGCTGGGCGCTGTTCCACAGCGCGCGCGTGGCCTGCATGTCGAAGCGCTCGGGCACCAGGTCCAGCGCCTCGCGGAACGCCAGGGGCTTGGTCTTCTCCACGTGCTTGAAGAACACCGCCAGCTCTTCGGGCGTGGGCGTGCCCACCTCTACCCCGGCCGGGATGGGCTCCCAGGCGCGGTCCGTCTCGCCCTCCATCAGCCGGAAGTCGATGGCGGCCGACTGCCCGGTGTGCTCGTACCACGAGGCGAAGTCGAACATCGCGTAGCGCGACCAGCGCACCCGGGCCTCGAAGTACCCGAAGAACCACTTCACGTCCGGGTCGAGCTGCGCCGGCTCGTAGCCGCGCAGGTAGATGTCGCGCAGCGCCTCGCGCGCGGAGACCTTCTTGCCCTCCAGGCCGGTGGGGTGCTGGCGCGCCACCATGTGCGTCATCCAGCTGGTGCCGTAGGGCTTGGCCACCGAGATGGAGGCCTCCACCTTGGAGCCATCCAGCGGCTTGACGATGCGGAAGCCCAGCCGCGGCCGGCCCACCAGCTTGTTCTGCGTCTCGTAGAACTCGCGCTTGAAGGCGTCGAACTTCGTGGGGTCCTTGCCCGAGAGCCGGAAGTACCCGGACTTCTCGTACATGTCCCACACCGCGTCGTTCCAGTCGCCCGCGGTGCGGGTGCGCGGGTGGATCTGCTCCTCCACCATGGCGCGCCAGGCCACGCCGTGCTCCTCGTTGATGGGGCACACCCACATGCCGCAGCGGCGGCCCTTGGGGGTGGTGGAGATGTTGCGCACCTCGGCAAGAAGCTTCACCGGGGCGCGGTTGGGCATCTCCACCTCCATCACCGGCACGCGCATGCCCGGGTAGAGCAGGTCCTCGCCCGGCTCGGTCATGAAGGACAGCCCCTCGTAGGAGATGTCCATCAGCGAGCGGCGCACGCTCACCTGCGGCCAGAGCGGGTGGCTGAAGGAGAGGAAGCAGTCGATGGTGATGGGGGCGCGGCGCAGCCAGCGGTGGCGGAAGCGCGTGAGCTCCACCGGCAGCGGCATCACCCACAGCCCGCCCTCTTCGTGCGCCCGGTCCACGCGGAAGTGCAGCACCGAGCTGTAGCCGAAGGCCTCCATCGTGAAGGGGCGCCTGGGCACCGGCACCTCGGCCGCCCAGCCGATGGTCCCGTCGTACTTGTCGAACAGCGCCGCGCGGACCTCCACGCGGGTGCCGTCCTCCAGCCGCGCCACGCCGCGGGTGCTGCGCGCCGCCAGCGCCTCGCTGATGCGGAGGATCCGGTCCTCGCGGGTGATGACTTCCTTCCACACCGGGCGGGCCTCGGGCACCACCAGGTGGCCGCTCTCGCGCAGCACCTCCAGCGCGGAGACGATCTGCCGGCCCGTGTCCAGCGGGGGCGCCACGAAGCGCAGGCTCAGCTCGGGCGACATCTCCGGCCCGCCCATGGACACGTCCATCACCTCGGCCTGCAGCGACGGGGTGCAGCGGTTGCCCAGCCCCAGCACCACGGAGGCCGCCTGGCCCGGGCGCAGGGAGGTGCACGAGGCCATGTGCAGCGTCAGGTGCTCCAGCGACAGCTGCACCAACCGGCCCTCGGAGCCCTGCTCATCGCCGAAGGAGGCGACCGCCGACAGCGCCGTGCCCATCCGGTAGCCCAGAATTGACTCTCGGGTCGACATCCGGTTGTCCGACTGCATGGGAGCTCCGTCGCCGGGTGAATTGGCTTTTTCGTTATAGCAGAACAATTTCATAACACGGTTCTGCGGTATTCCCCTAAGGGAATTTTTTTCCCTATCAGGGTTAGCAGCTTTTATGCGGGGCGCATCTGCCTCGGACCCCAGGGCAAGGTCCACTGCTTTTTGGGTGTGCGGAACTCCGCAGAATGTCCGGAAGCCGATCGTCCTCTAGGGGGGTTGAACTGTCCACTGCTGGGCCCTGAGGGCTGCTTCCTCCCTTGCTCGCCCCCCCCGGTGCCAGCGCGGTTGCAGCCTGTTCCTGGAATTCTGGTTTATTGCCCGGGGCTTGTCCATCCCCCGGAAAATCCATGGTTTACGGATTCAACACGTTCAGATCCTATTGAAGAAGACCGCCCGAGGTGGATCTGCCCTGGGGGGAGGGGCGGGTGTTCGCCGCACCGCGTCCCATCGAATTGGGCGCCTCTTGCGGTATACACTCCACTTCCTCACATGGGCGGTTCCACGCTGCAGCTCACGACGGACGCGTTCAGCGGCCGGAAGCTGGGCAAATACGAGGTGCTCTGCCGCCTGTCCACGGGCGGAATGGCGGAGATTTTCCTCGCGTCGCAGCGGGGCCTGGCCGGGTTCCGCAAGCTCGTGGTGCTCAAGCAGATCCTCCCGGACATCCGGGGCGAGGAGGAGTTCGTCCGGATGTTCCTGGACGAGGCGAAGGTGACGGCGGCCTTCAACCACCCGCACATCGCCCAGGTGTTCGATCTGGACATCGCCGAGGGCGAGCTGTTCCTGGCCATGGAGTTCGTGCCGGGCGCCACGCTGGTGGAGGTGGCCAAGGCGTGCCGGCTCGCGGGCGAGCCCATCCCCATGGGCCTGTCCCTGGCCGCGGCGCGCGACACGGCGCTGGCGCTGCACTACGCGCACACCTTCACGGACCCGCTGGGCCGGCCCTCGCCCGTCATCCACCGGGACGTGGCCGAGAAGAACATCATGGTGACGTACGAGGGCGTCACCAAGCTCCTGGACTTCGGCATCGCCAAGAACCTGGCGCGGGGGGGCCGCACCCAGGTGGGCATGGTGAAGGGCACCAGCGGCTACATGTCCCCGGAGCAGCTGCTCGGCGAGCCGCTCGACTCGCGCACGGACCTGTTCAGCCTGGGCGTGGTGCTGCACGAGTGCCTCACCGGCCTGCGCCTGTTCCACGCGAAGACGCCCGAGGCGGGCGCCGGCGCGGTGCTGCACGGCCAGGTGCCGCCCCCCTCGCGCGGCAACAGGGCGGTGCCCCCGGAGCTGGACGCCATCGTCCTCAAGGCGCTCGCGCGCAAGCGCGAGGACCGGTACGCCACCTCGCTGGAGTTCGCGCGCGCGCTGGAGCGGGCCGTGGGCCCCCTCATCTGGCACCCGGAGCAGAACGGCGAGCTGATGCAGCGGCTGTTCGCCGACCGGCGCGAGCAGACCCGGCAGCTCCTGATGTCCGGGCAGGACCTGAGTGGCGACACCACCGGCGAGGTGCGCCTGTCGCAGATCTTCGCCCTGCCCGCGCCCCCCGAGCCGCAGGCCCCCTCGGGTCTGCCGCAGATCACCCCCGCCCTGCCCAACCCGCCGCCCCGGATGACCTCCGCCTCGGCGCTCACCGTGCCCTCCGCCGTCCTGCCCTCCCCTTCCGAGGAGACGCAGATCGCCTCCAAGCCGCAGGCCCCGGAGCCCCCCCCCCGCCCACCCGCCGGGCCGCGCAGGTCCACGAGCAGCACGCCCCCGCCGGGCGTGCCTTCGGAGCCTCCCCGCCGGCGCACGAACAGCGCGCTCCCGCCGGCAACGCCCAGGCGCCCCGCCCCCGCGGAGCCCGCCTCCCCGGAGCCCTCCGCCCGCCCACAGGTTCCCGACGAGGGCACCCGCAAGGGGCCTCCCGCCCGGCCCCGCTCGGCCTCCAGCGAGCGGATTGCCCGCACGACGGGCACCTTCCAGGCCCGGCCCTCCCAGTCCCGCCCCCCACCCACCCCGGCCCCTGTCCCCACCCCGGCCCCCGTCCCGGCCCCGCCCGAGGATGAGGACGCGTCCGGGGACTTCATCACCCGCCCCTACCAGGTGCTCCCGCTGGCCGGGGACGAGGAGCCGGCCGATACCAACGAGACGCCCCTGCCCGAGGGCGAGCTCGCCGGCGAGGATGAGACGAACATCATCACCGGCTCGTACGGGGGGCCCGGCACGAAGCCCAGGCGCCGCGGGCTGCTCTTCGCGGGCGTGGCCGCGCTCCTGGCGATGGGCGGTGGCATCGCCGCGGCGGTGATGCTCGGGTGGGACGTGCGCTCGGTGGAGACCCTCTGGGCGGAGGAGGAGGCGCCGCCGCGGGGCCTGCTGGAGCCCCTGCCCACGGCCAAGCCCGCCCCGGCCGCCCCCCCACCCGCCCCCAGTGCCCCTCCCGCGCCGGCGCCCGAGGCGGTGGCCGAGGCCGCACCGCCCGTCGCGGCCCCTCCCGGCGCCGCCCTGGCCGAGCCTCCTCTGGCCGAGCCCGCAGCTCCAGCCGAGCCCTCCCCGGACAGCGCGCCCGAGGGCAGCGCCCCCGAGGCCGCCCCCGAGCCCCTCGAGCCGCCCACGCTGGAGCCGCAGCGCCCCGCCAAGCGGGCCCGCAAGGACGCGAAGCCCTCCGCGCCTTCCCCCGCCCCCTCCGCGGGCCTGGGCTCGCTCACCCTCGTCACCGAGCCCTACGCCAAGGTCTACCTGGGCAAGCGTTTCCTGGGGGAGACGCCCTTCTTCAACCTGGACTTCCCGCCCGGCCGGCACGCCCTGCGGCTCGTCCACCCCAACGGCAAGAACCTTCGGCTCGCGGTGGAGGTGAAGAGCGGGGAGAACAGCTCGGTCCGCGTTCCCCTGGAGCAGCTCGCCCCGGAGTAGGCCCGGGCAAGGCAATGGCTCCGCCGTCCGGGCGTACGCATGGAGGAAGGGGCCCGTGGAAGGCCCCGTTCCCGCCTGGAGCCCTCCGCCATGAAGACCCTGCGTGTTGCCGCCACCCTCCCCGCCCTCCTGCTGTCCTTCAGCGCCCTCGCCGAGGAGCAGACGCGCCAGACCGGGGACTTCCAGGGCATCTCGGTGGGCGGCGGCCTCAAGGCCCGCGTCACCGTGGGCCCCACGTCCGTGCGCCTCTCCGGCGACCCCCAGGCCCTGGAGCATGTCCAGACCGAGGTGGAGGACGGCACGCTCGTGGTGCGCTCGAAGCGGGGCCCCTGGAAGGGCTCCTCCCGCATCACCCTCACCATCTCCAGCCCTCAGATGACACGCGTGGAGGCCACCGGCGGCGCCGCGGTGGAGGCCGAGGCCACCGCCACACCCACCTTCACCATCGAGTCCAGCGGCGGCAGCACCGTGTCCGTGAGCGGCCTGGACTCCGCGCGCGTCGAGGTGGACGCCAGCGGTGGAACCAACGTGACACTCAAGGGGCGCGCGGACCTGCTCGCCGCGGAGGCCAGCGGCGGCTGTCAGGTCTACGGCGAGGCGCTGAGCCTCAAGGCGCTCGAGGCCGAGGCCAGCGGCGGCTCCGAGGTACGTGC from Stigmatella erecta includes these protein-coding regions:
- a CDS encoding ABC transporter ATP-binding protein, whose product is MFRALLARWKNSLKHLRPTRVSAERAKIAVAQVDYAYANKVVALKNVNLNVHSGEFVCLLGPSGCGKSTLLYALAGQLVPTGGTVSIDDQQIRGPGPDRLLMFQEAALFPWMTVLGNLQFALAARGVPRAERKARALEFIQRVHLSGFENTLPHQLSGGMKMRVSLARALATDPAVLLMDEPFGALDAQTRIHMQELLQSIWLRTRKTVVFVTHDVHEALMLGTRVVLMAPRPGRIVQDLEVHLPMPRSLEDRSLNEMARYLRMQMRQVDAPTSSSAFASLDSGEPASLHH
- a CDS encoding ABC transporter permease gives rise to the protein MKRWAQKLGMLVLLLGVWELLARSGLWSPHLFPGPVTVVQSLVHLVATGQMGGAVLRSLGRLGRAYLISVGIGVPLGLAIARLSFFREAVKPVVAGLQALPSICWLPLALLWFGLNDSAILFVVVMGSVLAIAIAVEDGVKSIDPQLIRVAHTLGVRGARFSFGVLLPAALPGIITGLKLGWSFAWRALLAGELLFVSGGLGQLLTLGRELMDVPQVMAVMLAIIALGMLVDRLLFQTVETRVRRRWGLQPQL
- a CDS encoding ABC transporter substrate-binding protein, with the translated sequence MDVHRRRCLVGLLALSATPWLGCKKAPKDGGPLRLGFFPNITHAQALVGNAEGAFAAGPGVGPLEVKQFNAGPAAMEALVAGSLDVSYVGTGPAINTFLKAGRELRIIAGAVNGGAVFVTRTVKTPEGLKGKKLASPQIGNTQDIALRYWLKQQGLRATGGPDDDVQVFPLTNPDILGQYLHGGIEGAWVPEPWGSRMLTEGGGHILVDERDLWPGRSFPTTVVVATKRAVETRRPQLVALLRAHVRLTERWRANPAQFQDEVNAALSLLTHKPLRAEVLKAAFSRLEPSLEPGGAALAAAARHARELNYLTSDDISGLVDLSLLGEARVPAP
- a CDS encoding PilZ domain-containing protein → MKLFCYNEKANSPGDGAPMQSDNRMSTRESILGYRMGTALSAVASFGDEQGSEGRLVQLSLEHLTLHMASCTSLRPGQAASVVLGLGNRCTPSLQAEVMDVSMGGPEMSPELSLRFVAPPLDTGRQIVSALEVLRESGHLVVPEARPVWKEVITREDRILRISEALAARSTRGVARLEDGTRVEVRAALFDKYDGTIGWAAEVPVPRRPFTMEAFGYSSVLHFRVDRAHEEGGLWVMPLPVELTRFRHRWLRRAPITIDCFLSFSHPLWPQVSVRRSLMDISYEGLSFMTEPGEDLLYPGMRVPVMEVEMPNRAPVKLLAEVRNISTTPKGRRCGMWVCPINEEHGVAWRAMVEEQIHPRTRTAGDWNDAVWDMYEKSGYFRLSGKDPTKFDAFKREFYETQNKLVGRPRLGFRIVKPLDGSKVEASISVAKPYGTSWMTHMVARQHPTGLEGKKVSAREALRDIYLRGYEPAQLDPDVKWFFGYFEARVRWSRYAMFDFASWYEHTGQSAAIDFRLMEGETDRAWEPIPAGVEVGTPTPEELAVFFKHVEKTKPLAFREALDLVPERFDMQATRALWNSAQLSREREAFVARIDGKPVAIGIAETATPGFNLFQILDSVRIIPLIDDTRPEAQKGMFGLLTRAAEWFRERNRRLFIHYVECTNVEYAERAALADLGEGVLWIISSGLLPEFLEHLCEATTPRAE
- a CDS encoding serine/threonine-protein kinase: MGGSTLQLTTDAFSGRKLGKYEVLCRLSTGGMAEIFLASQRGLAGFRKLVVLKQILPDIRGEEEFVRMFLDEAKVTAAFNHPHIAQVFDLDIAEGELFLAMEFVPGATLVEVAKACRLAGEPIPMGLSLAAARDTALALHYAHTFTDPLGRPSPVIHRDVAEKNIMVTYEGVTKLLDFGIAKNLARGGRTQVGMVKGTSGYMSPEQLLGEPLDSRTDLFSLGVVLHECLTGLRLFHAKTPEAGAGAVLHGQVPPPSRGNRAVPPELDAIVLKALARKREDRYATSLEFARALERAVGPLIWHPEQNGELMQRLFADRREQTRQLLMSGQDLSGDTTGEVRLSQIFALPAPPEPQAPSGLPQITPALPNPPPRMTSASALTVPSAVLPSPSEETQIASKPQAPEPPPRPPAGPRRSTSSTPPPGVPSEPPRRRTNSALPPATPRRPAPAEPASPEPSARPQVPDEGTRKGPPARPRSASSERIARTTGTFQARPSQSRPPPTPAPVPTPAPVPAPPEDEDASGDFITRPYQVLPLAGDEEPADTNETPLPEGELAGEDETNIITGSYGGPGTKPRRRGLLFAGVAALLAMGGGIAAAVMLGWDVRSVETLWAEEEAPPRGLLEPLPTAKPAPAAPPPAPSAPPAPAPEAVAEAAPPVAAPPGAALAEPPLAEPAAPAEPSPDSAPEGSAPEAAPEPLEPPTLEPQRPAKRARKDAKPSAPSPAPSAGLGSLTLVTEPYAKVYLGKRFLGETPFFNLDFPPGRHALRLVHPNGKNLRLAVEVKSGENSSVRVPLEQLAPE
- a CDS encoding head GIN domain-containing protein, whose protein sequence is MKTLRVAATLPALLLSFSALAEEQTRQTGDFQGISVGGGLKARVTVGPTSVRLSGDPQALEHVQTEVEDGTLVVRSKRGPWKGSSRITLTISSPQMTRVEATGGAAVEAEATATPTFTIESSGGSTVSVSGLDSARVEVDASGGTNVTLKGRADLLAAEASGGCQVYGEALSLKALEAEASGGSEVRANPTERVTAEASGGSTVQVDSQPAQRHVSTSGGSKVRFPRP